AGCGCGATCGACGACACGATTACCGAAGGAACAGAGAATTTCACCCTGATCCTGACAACCTCAAGCCCCGACACCGACTATGATGGCAGGACGTCCAGCGTTTCGGTTGCGGTGATCGACAACGACGCCGTTGTGCAGCCCCTTTCCCCCGAAGTCGTCGCGATCCATAACACGACCGACTATTTCCCAGACGATCCCTCGGGTTACGGATCGGGCGATCCTTCGGGCATTGCCTATGTGCCCGAGCTCGACCTGCTGTTTATCGTGGATTCCGAGCATAACGAAAGCCCGTATTTCAGCTCCGTGAACCTCTTCGCGACGCGGCTGGACGGGACATATGTCGACGCCTTCTCCCTGATCAGCTACACCGATGAGCCGACGGGAGTGGCCTATAATCCGTTCAACAGCCTTCTTTACATCACCGACGACGACGCCAACAAAATCTTTATCACCGATCCAAACGACCCAACGGTCCTGCTCGGTCAAATCGACGTGGGCGCGCTCGACATCCAAGACGCCGAAGATCCGGTGATCGATCCTGCAACGGGCCACATCTTTTTGCTCAACGGGGCGAACCGGGAACTTGTCGAACTGTCCGCAACCGGCGACTTGATCGAACGGACCGTTCTGCCCAGCGAAATCGAAGATACCGAAGGTTTGGCCTACGATGCCGCGCAGGATGTCTTTTATATCTCAAGCGGCAGCACGCGCGGCACCATCTTTGAAGTTGATCGCGAGTGCAACATTCTCGCCTCGACCGATCCGCTGAACGATTACAGAAGCCCGATCACTGGCGGCAAGCCAAAGCTGAAGGGGCTCGAACTCGCGCCGAGCAGCGACCCGAATGACGGGGACAAGATGTCGCTTTATGCCGTCGATTACGGCTACGACCAGGAACCGGACGGGCGCCTGTTTGAAATCAACCTGCACAACGATTGGGCCATTGCATGACAGGCCAGCGGGTGACGGAGCAACCGGTGACTGGCCAAAGGGTGACTGGCACCAAAGCCGAAATCCCCCGTGTTTTCGGAGCGTGACGCGATGACGGGCGGACGAAAACTCACCGAAACGACGATTTCCGGCTTTGGCTGGACCTCGCTGGCGGTCGGCGCGCGGGCACTGCTGCAGGTGATCGCGATCATTTTCCTGGCGCGGCTGCTGGCGCCGGAACAGTTCGGCCTCTTCGCGGCGGCGATGGTCGTCGGTGGCTTTTGCGCGATCATTTCCGAACTCGGGGTCAGTCCAGCCATCGTTCAGCGCCCCGCGCTTGAGCCCCGACATATCCGCACAGGGTTCACGCTGTCGGTGGCGATGGGGCTGGTCGTGGGGCTGGTGGCCTATCTTCTGGCGGATGCGATCGCCAGATTCTTCCAGATGCCCGAACTGGCGGGGGTGGTGCGGATCATGGCCCTCGGCTTCCCGCTGCGCGGCATCGCGACGGTGGCTGAGGCGCTTGCCCTTCGCACTTTCCGCTTTCGCTGGCTCGCACTGATCGAGGCGGGGGCTTTCGGGATCGGCTTCATCGTGGTGGCGCCGATACTCACGCTGATGGACTTTGGGGTCTATGCGCTGGTCGGTGCGTACCTGACGCAGAATATCGTCCGGACGCTGATACTGCTTGTCGGCCAGCCGCATGAAAACCGGCTCATGCTTGAAACGCGTGCGGTTGGCGAGCTTCTCTATTTCGGCACGGGCTTCACCATCGCCAAATTCTGCAACTACGTCGCGTCCCAAGCCGACAACATGGTCGTCGGGCGCTGGCTTGGACCGGTGGCTCTTGGGCTCTACGGCCATGCCTATCAACTTATGGCCGCGCCCGCGATCTTGGTGGGGCAGGCTCTCGACCGGGTGCTGTTCCCGACCATGGCCAGCGTCCAGAGCCAGCCCGAACGTCTGGCCCGAGCCTACCGTGGCGGTATTTTCGCCTGTGCGACGGTGATGCTGCCTGCGGGTGTCGTCATTGCCATCCTCGCCCCCGAAATCGTGCACATCCTGCTGGGGCCGAACTGGGCGAGCGCGGCGGTGCCGCTGCGCTTCCTTGCCCTCGGGATGCTGTTCCGCACCAGTTCCAAGATCAGCGACTCCATCGTGCGCGCCACCGGCGCCGTATATGCCCGCGCCTGGCGCCAGGGTGTGTTCGCCATGGCGGTCTTTGTCGGTGCGCTGTCCGGGCAGCAGTGGGGGCTGATCGGCGTGGCGATCGGTGTCCTATGCGCCCTCGCCCTCAATTTCCTGATGATGGCGCAGCTTAGCCTGCGCCTGTCCGCCATGAGCTGGCGAACCTTCGGCCAGGCGCATCTGCCTGGCGCGCTTCTCGCGTTGATCCTCGGCGGGAGCAGCTTCACCATCGCAACCGGCCTGCGGGGCACCGGCGCGGGATCAGTTCCGGTCGTCGGCGGCACGGTCTTGGTTGCCGCGCTGCTGGTACCGCTTCTGATCTGGATGCGCCCGCAGCTCTTTCTCGGGCCGGATCGAGAGCGCCTGCTGCTCGCCCTCGCCAATGTCGGCCCCATGCGCATGCGGCGCGGCATCGCACTGCTTCAAAGGCGGGTATCGTGATGAAAGATGATCGTGAAAACTTGCTGCAACGCTCGAACTGGAACGGCGCGCCGACACCCGAAATCGGCCTGGCGGTAGTGCAGCGGCTTCTTGACCGCCTGCATGCTGCCGACCTGCAGTACTGCCACTGGAAAAGCAATGAACACCTCGATGCCGGGATGCGGGGCCTTACGGATTTGGACGTTCTGGTGGAACCGTGGCGCGGCGACGATTTGCAGCGCACCCTCGGCGAAAGCGGTTTCCGCCGGTTCCAGGCGACCGCGCTTACCGCCTATCCGGCGGTCGAGGATTATCTCGCCGTTGACGACGCGACCGGAACGCTGGTTCACCTTCACCTGCATCACCGCCTCACGCTTGGTCAGAAGCACCTCAAGGGCTACCGCCTGCCTTGGGAAGCGCAGGCCCTCGCGACGCGCAGGTTTGACCCCACTCACGGCGCCTATGTCACCGCCCCCGAACTGGAGCTTTTGCTGCTTCTCGTCCGCGACGCCCTCAAGCGCCGGATCAGAACAACCGTTGCCGCATGGATCCGTGTCAAAGGCGGGAACGATGATTTCGAACGCGAGTTCGCCTGGCTGGTCGAGCGCGCTGAAGCCGATGCGGTTGTCTCGCTCGCGACCGGTATGATCGGACCGAAGACCGAAGCGCCGCTGCGCCGTATCCTCACAGACGGTGCTCGACACTCCGACCGTGCGGCCTTTGCCAAGGCGGTGCGCGCCGCACTGCGCCCGCATCGGACCTACGGCGCCATCTCGGCAGCGCTGTTCATGAAGGTGCGGGAGGTCTTCTGGCTTCTCGGCGGATTAAGCCGCAGGCGGTTTCACTGGGCGATCCCGCTGCGCCGCACATCGCCACGGGGCGGTATCGTTGTCGCCTTTCTCGGCTCCGACGGAGCGGGCAAGTCGACGATGCGCGCCGACACGGTGTCCTGGCTTGGACAGAAACTCGACGTGGTTCCGATCTATTTCGGAAGCGGCGACGGTCCCGGTTCGCTGCTGCGACTGCCACTGCAGATCGCCCGGCGCCTTGTCGACCGACGCGCCGTGAGCGGCACGCCAAGCCAGCGCCGCAGCGGTTTGCGTGGGCGTCTCAGGGCCGTCGCGCTGATCCCCTGGGCGCTCAGCCTCAGCCTTGAGAAACGCGCGAAGCTGCGGCGGATGATCCGCGCCCGGAACCGTGGTCTGGTGGTCATCTGCGATCGCTACCCGCAAGACCAGTTCCAAGGCTTCAACGATGGCTGCCTGCTTGGCCGCTTTGCAAGCTCGTCCTCCCGCCTCGCCCAGGCGCTGGCACGGTGGGAAGCCCGCGCCTATGCTGACGCCCGGCTTTACCCACCTGACGTCGTGATCAAGCTCATCGCCTCGCCCGAGGTGGCATTGTCCCGCCGCCCCGAAATGAGCGCCGAGGAAATCGAAAACCGGATCAAAGTGGTCCGCGCCCTTCGTTTTCCTGACGAAACGCTGGTGGCGGAAATCGACGCCGACCAGCCTCTTGACGAGGTCGTGCAATCCGTCCGCCGCGTGATCTGGAAGGTCCTGTGATGAATACCACGCCAAACCGCCCTTCCGAAACACGGCCGCGGCCCCAGACCCGAACATGGCTTGCAGCCGTCCTCTCTCTCATGGCGCTGTTGCTGACGGCTCTCCCGGCCGTGGCCGAGGACTACCGGCTGGCGCCGGGTGACGTGCTGCACCTGCTTGTCGTGGGGGCGCCGGAACTGAATGTCGACGTGCCGATCGAAATGAGTGGCGCGGCCTGGTTCCCGCTGGTGGGACCGATCGCTGTAGGCGGGGGAACGCTTGACGACGTCCGCCGCAAGACCGCCGATGCCTATGCCGAGATGAGCCTGACCCGACGGGTCGCTCCTGGTGGCGGGTTGCCCCAGATCATCGAAACCAATCAGGTTCTTGTCACTGTGGCTTCTTACCGGCCGATCTATGTCTCGGGAGATGCCGGTGGCGCGCATGAAATCCCGTTCCGCGGCGGCATGACCCTGCACCACGTGATGACGCTGGCAAACAGCGGACCGCCACGCGATACTCAGCGACCGGCCTCCAGCGACGAAATTGCGGCCGCCGTGACCGCGCTGGCCAATGAATACGCCCGGATATGGCGCCTGAAAACCTTCCTCGGGACCGACACGCCTCAGGATTACCAACGCATCTTTGTGGCCCATATCCCCGCGATCGACAGCATCGTCGGCGTCGAGCAGTCTATCCTCGAAGAAACCCGCGTGGCCATCGAGACGCAGAAACAACACCTGCAGGACGAAATCGAAAGGGTTCGCAAGCGCATCGGCGTCCTGAGTGAGCAAAAGCAGAACGAGGACAACGGCGCGGCGATGGACGAGAAGGATCTCGAAGACATCCGCGCGCTGCAGGAAAAGGGGCTGGCGCCGATGTCGCGCGTTTCCGAGGTGCGCCGCGCCGCTCTGGTCACGGCGAGCCGGGCGTTGCAGATCGACGTCACCCTGGAAGAAGCCCGCGCCGAGGCGGCGAAGCTCTCAGCTGAAATCAGCGCCATCGACAGCGATGCGCGCATCACCGCCTGGAAGGACCTAGGCGAAGCCGTGGCCCGCGCCCAACAGCGGCAGGCCAACCTGGCGACCCTGACGGCAAGTGCCGGAGACCCGCTACGGCAGCTTTACGGGATCAAACCAACGGCCACGGTGACCCGAAACGGCGTGACGCTCGCCCGGGCTCAGACCAAGCCTGCGATGGCCCTGATGCCAGGGGATATCGTCGAACTTCACGTCCTGCCCCCCGGCATGGCCGTGGAGCCCGGAAAGCAGGGGATAGAAACGCAATGAAAGGGTCACAACAAACCGAAGATCCGCTCGACAACTACTGGCTCTACGAGGCGCCCACCGCCGAATCTTTCATCAGGCTGGTACGAAGGGTGCGCGGGGACGGAGAACAAGAAACTGAAGGCAGGGAAGCAATGGATGGCTCCGACTTACCAGACGATCCTCTCGAATTCGAATGGCAGGCAACTCCGCCGACCATCGCATCCTTTCTGGCGGCGGTTCGACGGCAAGCGAAGACACTGTTGATCTGCCTCGCTGCCGGTATTTTTCTGGCGCTGGCGATTATCGTCTTCTCCACGCCGATGTATGCAGCGCGTGTTTCGCTCTATCTCGGATCCGTCACCGGGGGCGATCTGCGCTCCGAATTGGGAACGGCGATCGACCTCGACACCAACGCCGAACTGATCCGCTCAGACGAAACCACCGCTGCCGTGATCCGCGAACTCGATCTTGCTACTCTGCCGGAATTCGCACCTGAGGCCAGCACCCTTGCGGCGCTGGTCGACACGCTGAGGCAATGGGCCGGACGCGCCAGTCCTGACGAACCCGCTGATCCGATGCCGATGGTAATCGGCAAGGTCAAGAAGGGTCTGAGTGTCTCTCGCAAGGGGAATACGCGGCTCATCGAACTGCGTTTTAGCTCGGTCTCGTCGGCGCTTTCGGCGGATATCGCCAATGCGTTTGCGCGCGCCCACCTGGCCGGGGCACTAGCCCGCGACGAAGAGGCAAAGGTGCAACGGATCGCCCAGCTGGAAACCCTTGCAGCACGCGCGCGGCAGAAGGCGGCCGAGGCCGACAGCAATGTCCGGTCGCTCCTGCGCGGAACCGGCAGGGTGGCCGCCGACCCACAGCAGATCGAACAGCAAACCTTCGCCCTGCGCCAGCAACTCTCGATGCTCGAGGCCAAGGCGGCAGCGCTGAAGACCAAGCTGTCGCTGATCGCGGCCTACGAACGCACTGGCGATACATCGGTCATCACCCTTGACAGCCAGGCTAGCCGACAGCTGCTTACCGAGCTCGCACAAGCCAGGGACCGGCTTGCCGGGATTCAGCAGCAGCCCGGCTCCCAGCCGCAATCCGTGTCTGCCATCACCGACAGCATCAAGACCCTCGAAGCCAGCCTCAGGCAAGAGGTTCGCCTCGCCGCCAGTGCAATCGAAGTGGAGCTTGAAACCACAGTGGCCGAACAGGAAAGCGTCAGCGACCAGATCAGTCAGCTGAACGCCTATGTCGCGAGCGAGACCTGGTCCGCGCTTCAGGCGGCGCGGCGTGACAAAATATTTTATAACGGCGCCTATCAGGAATACCTGAGCCAGCTTGAGACCACCCGCTACGCCCCGCAGAGCCATTCCGACCTACGCATCGTCGCCGATGCCGTGGCTCCAACCCTGCCCAGTTCGCCGAACAAGATGGTGGTGCTGGCGATCTCTCTTACCCTGAGTATCTTCGTGGGAGTGGGTCTCGCGGGGATTTCCGAATGGAAGCGCAATGAACGTGCGCGGGTCTGATTGGCCGTCAGGCAGCGGCGCAGGGCCCTTTCCGGCAGGGCGCCCCTTCGCGCTAGCGCGCCGATCGAGCGCAGCCCCTCTCCCTGCCTATGTGGCGTATCTTTATGTCGCGCTGCTTGCCGCCCCGGCGCTTGTCGGCCTTCCCGCCGGGGCGCCGCTGGCCCTTGGGGTGATGCTGGTCGGGCTACCGGTCTGGTTCGAGGCCGCCCGGGCCCGGCGCACGCCGTTCGATGTCGCGGCCACGCGCACCATCGCGATTGTTCTTGCCTGTGCCGGGTTTCTCATCGTCTGGTCGCTGCTGTCGACCTTCGGGGCCACCCAACCCTTACGGGCGAGCCGTTACCTGTCCACCCTCGTTTCCGGTTTCGCAATCTATCTCCTTGTCCGTAGCACGGTCACCCGGCAGCAAATCCTGCGTTACATTGACATCATTGCAGCTGCGCTGGCGGCGACCGCGCTGTTGAGCCTGATCGCTTATGACATCGCACCGCTGCACCAGATGGTTTTCAAAGGAACCGACCGCGCCGCAGGGATGTTCAAGAACCCAAATCAGTTCGGCATGGCGATCTCCACCACGATCCCGGCCCTCATGGCGCTGCTTCTGTCCGTGCGGCGGCGGCGCCCGTTCCGGATACTCTGCCTGTTCCTGATTTTGCTTGGGTTGCTGGCGTCGGGTTCCAAGACCAATCTGATGCTGGCCTGGGCGTCGATCCTGACGATGCTCTTGGCCTATGCCATCGTTGCATATTCCGGCGCCAGACGGATCGGCATGATGGCTCTATACCTTGTCGTCACCCTTGTGATGACGGGGCTTGGCATTCTCGCCCTCAACGTTCTCAACCCGCGCGCATTGGGGCTTCTGTCCCAGTTCCTCTACAGTCAGGAAGAGCTGGAATCCCTGATGACCCGGGGGTTCCTGTGGCGCTACAGTATCGACCAGTTTCTCGCCGATCCGTTCCTCGGCCAGGGAGCGAGCCAGCGCATCGATATTTTTTACCGTCAAGCCGACGTTTCCCACAGTCACAACCTGTTTCTGGACTACATGCGCACCCTTGGCGCGCCGGGCTTGCTGAGCGTCGCGATCATGATCGGCGCGGTGGTGACCCTCTGCCTGTGGTCAATCCTCGGAATGCTACGCGCGACACGGGGCACGACATCGGCCCGGATGATCTGCATCGGATTGTCGCTCAGCACCCTGGTCTATATCGCAGCGAACATGTCGAGCGATTCATTCGGCCCCTCGACAAGCCCCTATTTCTGGCTCTTCACCTACCTCGCTTTCGCTGCACGCCGACTTACAGGCTCATCGTCGCAAGATGATTTTGGCAGGTTCCCTGAAAGCGGGTCGAGTACCGAGCCTACGCTTCAGAAGCTCTTCGAAAACGACTGAGCACGGCCAAATTCTTCGCCCGATCAGCCTAGCGCGCCAGTCAGCTTGAACTTTCCTACAGCTGTCCCTGTACCGGGAGCAGGCCACGAGGTTTCGGGGGCGTAAAATCCAGGCCTGTGGTGAACGGAAGTTTTTCTATCATTCCCGCGCTCTCTCAATATCGAGCGCCTCCTGTTCGACCTTCTGGGGCAAATAGGAACGACCGAACAGCTTCCGGCCCTGTTCCATCATTCGGTCAACAATCTTCGCACGTTTCTCGGTTTCATCAATCTTGCGCGCGCGGCGGAAGATGCCGAGCATCAGCCTATCCGATTGTAGAATTCTCCCCAAGTTCCGACACCCAAAGGAGTGGCACAGTCCGCGACAGGTCCAGAGAGGAAAATGAGCACTTGGGGCGGCGCAGAAACGCGACAGGT
This genomic stretch from Phaeobacter gallaeciensis harbors:
- a CDS encoding polysaccharide biosynthesis/export family protein, with protein sequence MALLLTALPAVAEDYRLAPGDVLHLLVVGAPELNVDVPIEMSGAAWFPLVGPIAVGGGTLDDVRRKTADAYAEMSLTRRVAPGGGLPQIIETNQVLVTVASYRPIYVSGDAGGAHEIPFRGGMTLHHVMTLANSGPPRDTQRPASSDEIAAAVTALANEYARIWRLKTFLGTDTPQDYQRIFVAHIPAIDSIVGVEQSILEETRVAIETQKQHLQDEIERVRKRIGVLSEQKQNEDNGAAMDEKDLEDIRALQEKGLAPMSRVSEVRRAALVTASRALQIDVTLEEARAEAAKLSAEISAIDSDARITAWKDLGEAVARAQQRQANLATLTASAGDPLRQLYGIKPTATVTRNGVTLARAQTKPAMALMPGDIVELHVLPPGMAVEPGKQGIETQ
- a CDS encoding lipopolysaccharide biosynthesis protein; translation: MTGGRKLTETTISGFGWTSLAVGARALLQVIAIIFLARLLAPEQFGLFAAAMVVGGFCAIISELGVSPAIVQRPALEPRHIRTGFTLSVAMGLVVGLVAYLLADAIARFFQMPELAGVVRIMALGFPLRGIATVAEALALRTFRFRWLALIEAGAFGIGFIVVAPILTLMDFGVYALVGAYLTQNIVRTLILLVGQPHENRLMLETRAVGELLYFGTGFTIAKFCNYVASQADNMVVGRWLGPVALGLYGHAYQLMAAPAILVGQALDRVLFPTMASVQSQPERLARAYRGGIFACATVMLPAGVVIAILAPEIVHILLGPNWASAAVPLRFLALGMLFRTSSKISDSIVRATGAVYARAWRQGVFAMAVFVGALSGQQWGLIGVAIGVLCALALNFLMMAQLSLRLSAMSWRTFGQAHLPGALLALILGGSSFTIATGLRGTGAGSVPVVGGTVLVAALLVPLLIWMRPQLFLGPDRERLLLALANVGPMRMRRGIALLQRRVS
- a CDS encoding GumC family protein, giving the protein MKGSQQTEDPLDNYWLYEAPTAESFIRLVRRVRGDGEQETEGREAMDGSDLPDDPLEFEWQATPPTIASFLAAVRRQAKTLLICLAAGIFLALAIIVFSTPMYAARVSLYLGSVTGGDLRSELGTAIDLDTNAELIRSDETTAAVIRELDLATLPEFAPEASTLAALVDTLRQWAGRASPDEPADPMPMVIGKVKKGLSVSRKGNTRLIELRFSSVSSALSADIANAFARAHLAGALARDEEAKVQRIAQLETLAARARQKAAEADSNVRSLLRGTGRVAADPQQIEQQTFALRQQLSMLEAKAAALKTKLSLIAAYERTGDTSVITLDSQASRQLLTELAQARDRLAGIQQQPGSQPQSVSAITDSIKTLEASLRQEVRLAASAIEVELETTVAEQESVSDQISQLNAYVASETWSALQAARRDKIFYNGAYQEYLSQLETTRYAPQSHSDLRIVADAVAPTLPSSPNKMVVLAISLTLSIFVGVGLAGISEWKRNERARV
- a CDS encoding O-antigen ligase family protein; protein product: MAYLYVALLAAPALVGLPAGAPLALGVMLVGLPVWFEAARARRTPFDVAATRTIAIVLACAGFLIVWSLLSTFGATQPLRASRYLSTLVSGFAIYLLVRSTVTRQQILRYIDIIAAALAATALLSLIAYDIAPLHQMVFKGTDRAAGMFKNPNQFGMAISTTIPALMALLLSVRRRRPFRILCLFLILLGLLASGSKTNLMLAWASILTMLLAYAIVAYSGARRIGMMALYLVVTLVMTGLGILALNVLNPRALGLLSQFLYSQEELESLMTRGFLWRYSIDQFLADPFLGQGASQRIDIFYRQADVSHSHNLFLDYMRTLGAPGLLSVAIMIGAVVTLCLWSILGMLRATRGTTSARMICIGLSLSTLVYIAANMSSDSFGPSTSPYFWLFTYLAFAARRLTGSSSQDDFGRFPESGSSTEPTLQKLFEND